A section of the Humulus lupulus chromosome 2, drHumLupu1.1, whole genome shotgun sequence genome encodes:
- the LOC133815075 gene encoding uncharacterized protein LOC133815075 — translation MDLELPNWDCHNSSVTEGRLLILWRRNFVKVNIIKESSQAVHCLVKMSSIQQSFGVTFVYGFNSIEGRRYLWDDLHRPFLLDKAWLILGDFNAPFSGKDRLGGKPISGLELEDSIRWLAGAHFEPLRSVGSYFTWSNNQEDHCSSLVRLQTPAIIGSKLFRDRVGDIGANYHKSKESYQEARMQAQAHPHDQCFQEDEKLAAEAFSVQERLYYSFLVQRSKITWLRQGDLNTSFFYASLKKRKAENSIVSFINEDGCLIDNFSEVVSHYAGHFRGVLGSASSASCILKVQHIEMGPRLSVDQQVLLLKPFSKKEIREVLFSIPITKSPGLDGYGSGFFKSTWHDIGDEVCTTILHCFETGRFPPELHETTLSLIPKVDSPSRAIDYRPIACCSTLYKCMAKLLCKRLEVVLPDLVQANQGAFVKGRTIAHNIMIFQDLIKNYGRSSTSSRCAIKIDLSKAYDMVDWDFLEDLLNALSFPKKFIGWVMTCVRSASYSLVLNGIIQGKFKRKKGLRQGNPMSPLLFVLIMEYLTRSFQFAALNCPFRYHPMCKSLKLINLCFADDLLVFCKGSLQAVRSVKAVLEDFASVSSLSINTGKSQIFFGGVPSIERSRIALDINLSEGSFPLKYLGVPMRPTKWKHADCEVIIQKYRLKIQNWMSRHLSFAAYGGLGFRDGAIWNCSVLAKYIWAISTNPDLLWVKWINSIYLKGVNIWNYELKGDCSWYWRKLCRIKAYFGPAAIISAGIQGKFRSGNLYNSQLVQQKVEYQRTVWSKQILPKHRFMLWQAINSHLLTRDNLTKMHIQIVSSLCPVCESSYESHSHLFFDCTLSSQLVSCIFKWLGFVAWPLEFKNWLVWLARARNGAKADIVNMIFAVVIYNLWKNRNRCIFDCYSSSVMSLVQDVKFTTKFRLYKVYRHQLSVQDQLFMNHILCN, via the exons ATGGATCTTGAGCTGCCGAACTGGGATTGCCATAATAGCTCTGTTACTGAAGGCAGGTTACTAATTCTTTGGAGAAGGAATTTTGTGAAAGTTAATATCATAAAGGAGTCGTCTCAAGCGGTTCATTGTTTGGTTAAGATGAGTAGTATTCAGCAAAGTTTTGGGGTCACCTTTGTGTATGGTTTTAACTCTATTGAAGGGAGACGCTATCTTTGGGATGATCTACATAGGCCTTTTCTGTTGGACAAAGCTTGGCTAATTTTAGGGGATTTTAATGCTCCTTTTTCAGGTAAGGATAGATTGGGAGGAAAGCCTATCTCAGGTCTTGAATTAGAAGATTCAATCCGGTGGCTGGCTGGTGCTCATTTTGAGCCTTTAAGAAGTGTTGGGTCCTATTTCACTTGGTCTAACAATCAAGAGG ATCACTGTTCTAGCCTTGTTAGACTTCAAACACCTGCGATTATAGGCTCTAAACTATTCAG ggatagagttggtgataTTGGTGCTAACTACCATAAATCTAAAGAGTCTTATCAAGAAGCTAGGATGCAAGCCCAAGCTCACCCTCATGATCAATGTTTTCAGGAAGACGAGAAGCTTGCTGCTGAAGCTTTTTCAGTTCAGGAAAGACTGTACTACAGTTTTCTTGTCCAAAGGAGCAAAATAACTTGGCTGCGTCAGGGTGATTTGAACACCTCGTTTTTCTATGCCAGTTTAAAGAAGAGAAAGGCAGAAAACAGCATTGTTTCTTTCATTAATGAAGATGGTTGTTTAATTGATAACTTCTCTGAGGTTGTTTCTCATTATGCGGGGCACTTCAGAGGGGTTTTGGGCAGTGCTAGTTCGGCCTCTTGCATTCTGAAAGTTCAACATATAGAGATGGGTCCCAGACTTTCAGTCGATCAACAGGTGTTGCTGCTGAAACCTTTTTCCAAGAAGGAAATTAGGGAGGTTTTATTTAGTATACCTATTACCAAATCTCCAGGTCTTGATGGTTATGGTTCTGGTTTCTTTAAATCAACTTGGCATGACATAGGGGATGAGGTTTGTACAACCATTTTGCACTGTTTTGAGACAGGTAGATTTCCACCTGAACTTCATGAGACTACCTTGTCCTTAATTCCGAAGGTGGATAGCCCTTCTAGGGCTATTGACTATAGGCCCATTGCTTGCTGCTCTACTCTGTACAAGTGCATGGCTAAGCTATTATGTAAGAGGCTAGAGGTTGTTCTCCCTGATCTTGTTCAGGCTAACCAAGGGGCTTTTGTTAAAGGTCGCACCATTGCCCATAATATTATGATTTTTCAAGATCTTATAAAAAACTATGGGAGGTCGTCTACTTCTTCGAGATGTGCTATCAAAATTGATCTTAGTAAGGCCTATGACATGGTTGATTGGGACTTTCTTGAGGATCTTTTAAATGCTCTTAGCTTTCCCAAGAAATTCATAGGTTGGGTAATGACTTGTGTTAGAAGCGCATCTTATTCTCTTGTGCTAAATGGCATAATCCAAGGCAAGTTTAAAAGGAAGAAAGGGCTGAGACAAGGCAACCCCATGTCTCCTTTGTTGTTTGTCCTTATCATGGAGTATTTAACAAGAAGTTTCCAATTCGCAGCTCTTAATTGCCCTTTTAGATATCATCCTATGTGCAAAAGTCTTAAGCTAATTAACTTGTGTTTTGCGGATGATCTGCTTGTTTTTTGTAAAGGTTCTCTACAGGCTGTTCGAAGTGTTAAGGCAGTTCTTGAAGATTTCGCTTCTGTTTCAAGTCTGTCTATTAATACAGGGAAGTCTCAGATTTTTTTTGGTGGTGTCCCGAGTATTGAAAGATCCAGAATTGCTCTGGATATAAATCTTTCAGAGGGATCCTTTCCTCTAAAGTATCTTGGGGTCCCCATGAGACCTACCAAGTGGAAACATGCTGATTGTGAGGTGATTATTCAGAAATATAGATTGAAAATTCAGAATTGGATGAGTAGACATCTCTCCTTCGCTG CCTATGGAGGGCTGGGTTTCAGAGATGGTGCAATCTGGAACTGTTCagttttagctaaatatattTGGGCAATATCAACTAATCCTGATTTGCTTTGGGTCAAATGGATAAACTCCATTTATTTGAAAGGGGTTAACATTTGGAATTATGAATTGAAAGGCGACTGCAGCTGGTATTGGAGAAAGCTTTGTCGAATCAAGGCTTATTTTGGTCCTGCTGCTATAATTTCAGCTGGTATACAAGGTAAGTTTCGGTCTGGCAATTTGTACAACAGTCAGTTGGTTCAGCAAAAGGTGGAATATCAAAGGACTGTATGGAGTAAGCAAATTCTTCCTAAACATAGGTTTATGTTGTGGCAAGCAATTAACTCCCATCTTCTAACCAGGGACAACCTCACCAAGATGCACATTCAAATTGTTTCAAGCTTATGTCCGGTCTGTGAGAGCAGTTATGAGAGTCACTCTCATCTGTTTTTTGATTGCACTCTATCATCTCAATTGGTTAGCTGCATTTTCAAGTGGCTGGGGTTTGTGGCTTGGCCTCTGGAGTTCAAGAACTGGTTGGTTTGGCTAGCTAGAGCTCGAAATGGTGCTAAAGCTGATATAGTTAACATGATCTTTGCAGTAGTTATTTACAATTTATGGAAGAATAGAAATAGGTGTATATTTGACTGTTACTCCTCATCTGTTATGAGTTTAGTTCAGGATGTTAAGTTCACAACTAAGTTTAGGCTTTACAAAGTGTACAGACACCAACTTTCGGTTCAAGATCAGTTGTTCATGAATCATATTCTTTGTAATTAG